The genomic stretch TTATAGGAATGCAGCATCATCCCTGCTTCTGTAACCGCCGATGCAGATATCCTTCGTCGAACCCTGAAAATTTGGTCAGCGCCGCCGCATCTCGAATGTGCAGGACCCCTCGTTGCAACGCGATGGCTCCCGATTGACGCAGCTCCTGAAGCACCCTGTTGATGTGCACGGTGCTCATCCCAAGTGCGTCCGCTAGGATCTGCTGAGAGAGGGGCAATTCCATGCCGTCCTGGCCCGCTACGCCGGTGCGCACGGCGCGGATATGGAGTTCGAGTAGCAGGTGCGCTGCCCGCTCGGCGCTGCTGCGCCGGCCGAGGCTGACGATCCAGGCACGCAACGTGCTCTCGTCGACGAGCTGCGCGATGTACATGGCCCGAGCTATACCGGAATGAGCATCCATCATCTCGTCCATGACCTGACGCGAGATCGTTGCAACCTGAGCGGATGTGGCTGTTTGGATGCTGTGATCCATGGTCGCCAACATGCCGACGTTGAGATCGCAGGCATCGCCCGGCATCATGAAGGCCATGATCTGACGCGATCCGTTAGGGAGCACCTTGTAGCGAAAAGCCCAC from Lichenibacterium dinghuense encodes the following:
- a CDS encoding Crp/Fnr family transcriptional regulator translates to MVNRFVAKLREFVELTDKECKTLARVTSNPRDYKPRQDLIREGDQPGPVFVMLEGWAFRYKVLPNGSRQIMAFMMPGDACDLNVGMLATMDHSIQTATSAQVATISRQVMDEMMDAHSGIARAMYIAQLVDESTLRAWIVSLGRRSSAERAAHLLLELHIRAVRTGVAGQDGMELPLSQQILADALGMSTVHINRVLQELRQSGAIALQRGVLHIRDAAALTKFSGFDEGYLHRRLQKQG